The Streptomyces sp. DH-12 genome has a window encoding:
- a CDS encoding carbamoyltransferase C-terminal domain-containing protein: MRILGINALFHDPAAALVIDGRTVAAAEEERFSRRKHGKRPLPFSAWELPEKAAAWCLTRAGLRPRDLDAVAYSFDPSLARPADAMGLDDPWDHLRLTYAREAPNFLRTALPGLDPETVRFVPHHMAHAASGAYAAPDAGSSSVLVLDGRGERASHLAARRVGDRLEPLRAQDLPHSLGLVYEELTEHLGFLRSSDEFKVMALASHGTPRMLPELRRYVYPTGDGGFHATGVPWAELCAPRGPDEPWTQDHADVAASAQAVLEETLLDLVRWLHGRTHDPVLTLAGGVALNCVANSRIAREGPFSRVWVQPAAGDAGTALGGALLLSAGAGDTPEPMTGADLGRDWSDAELGAWLKTAAVPCEKPGDIAVTVARTLADNGIVAWFQGRSEYGPRALGHRSLLAHPGHAGNLERLNDVKGREQFRPVAPMVLADRAAEIFDGPLPSPYMLFVHDVAPAWRDRVPAVVHVDGTARIQTVDPAREPLLARMLREFERLTGLPVVVNTSLNTAGRPMVDDPRDALECFGSSPVDLLAIGPYAVRRGALFRTSVPDEGVA; the protein is encoded by the coding sequence ATGCGCATCCTCGGCATCAACGCCCTGTTCCACGACCCCGCGGCCGCCCTGGTGATCGACGGCCGTACCGTCGCCGCCGCGGAGGAGGAGCGGTTCTCCCGGCGCAAGCACGGCAAGCGGCCGCTGCCCTTCTCCGCCTGGGAGCTGCCCGAGAAGGCCGCCGCCTGGTGCCTGACCCGGGCCGGGCTGCGTCCCCGGGACCTCGACGCGGTCGCGTACTCCTTCGACCCCTCGCTCGCCCGCCCCGCCGACGCGATGGGCCTCGACGACCCGTGGGACCACCTGCGCCTCACCTACGCGCGGGAGGCTCCGAACTTCCTGCGGACCGCGCTGCCCGGCCTCGACCCGGAGACCGTGCGTTTCGTCCCGCACCACATGGCGCACGCCGCGTCCGGCGCGTACGCCGCCCCCGACGCCGGCAGCAGCTCCGTCCTGGTGCTGGACGGCCGCGGCGAACGCGCCTCCCACCTGGCCGCGCGCCGCGTCGGCGACCGGCTCGAACCGCTGCGCGCCCAGGACCTCCCGCACTCGCTCGGCCTGGTCTACGAGGAACTCACCGAGCACCTCGGCTTCCTGCGCTCGTCCGACGAGTTCAAGGTGATGGCCCTCGCCTCCCACGGCACCCCGCGCATGCTGCCCGAGCTGCGCCGGTACGTGTATCCGACCGGCGACGGCGGCTTCCACGCCACCGGGGTGCCCTGGGCGGAGCTGTGCGCGCCGCGCGGCCCGGACGAGCCGTGGACGCAGGACCACGCCGACGTCGCCGCGAGCGCGCAGGCCGTGCTGGAGGAGACGCTGCTGGACCTGGTGCGCTGGCTGCACGGCCGGACCCACGACCCGGTGCTCACCCTCGCCGGGGGCGTGGCGCTGAACTGCGTCGCCAACTCCCGCATCGCCCGCGAGGGCCCGTTCTCCCGGGTGTGGGTACAGCCCGCGGCCGGTGACGCGGGGACCGCGCTCGGCGGCGCCCTGCTGCTGTCCGCCGGCGCCGGGGACACGCCCGAGCCGATGACCGGCGCCGACCTGGGCCGGGACTGGTCCGACGCGGAGCTGGGCGCGTGGCTGAAGACGGCCGCCGTGCCCTGCGAGAAACCCGGGGACATCGCCGTCACCGTGGCCCGGACGCTGGCCGACAACGGCATCGTGGCCTGGTTCCAGGGACGCAGCGAGTACGGCCCGCGGGCGCTGGGCCACCGTTCGCTGCTCGCCCACCCCGGGCACGCGGGGAACCTGGAGCGGCTCAACGACGTGAAGGGGCGCGAGCAGTTCCGGCCGGTCGCGCCGATGGTGCTGGCCGACCGGGCGGCCGAGATCTTCGACGGGCCGCTGCCCAGCCCGTACATGCTGTTCGTGCACGACGTGGCGCCCGCCTGGCGGGACCGGGTGCCCGCCGTGGTGCACGTCGACGGCACCGCCCGCATCCAGACGGTCGACCCGGCGCGCGAGCCGCTGCTGGCGCGGATGCTGCGCGAGTTCGAGCGGCTGACCGGGCTGCCCGTCGTCGTCAACACCAGCCTCAACACGGCGGGCCGGCCCATGGTGGACGACCCGCGCGACGCCCTGGAGTGCTTCGGCTCCTCCCCGGTGGACCTGCTGGCCATCGGCCCGTACGCGGTGCGGCGCGGCGCGCTCTTCCGCACCTCCGTCCCCGACGAGGGGGTGGCGTGA
- a CDS encoding NAD-dependent epimerase/dehydratase family protein, translating into MSSPISRKWEHAVVTGGAGFVGSHLCKALLDAGAAVTCVDDLSTGRPENIAPLLDRPGFTLVRADVSKELPVSRRPDLVLHFASPASPADYLRLPLHTMETGSLGTRNALTLAHESEARFVLASTSEVYGDPQQHPQDERYWGNVNPVGPRSVYDEAKRFGEALTTAHAETYGTDTCIVRLFNTYGPGMRGHDGRAVPTFVRQALAGEPLTVTGDGRQTRSLCYVDDTVAGILAAAAHGLRGPVNIGNPAEISMLALARLVVALAGSSSEVRYIERPVDDPAVRCPDITLARDKLGWEPRVGAEEGLRRTIDWFRAEAARG; encoded by the coding sequence ATGAGCAGTCCCATATCCCGGAAGTGGGAGCACGCCGTCGTGACCGGCGGCGCCGGGTTCGTCGGCTCCCATCTGTGCAAGGCCCTGCTCGACGCGGGCGCGGCCGTGACCTGCGTGGACGACCTGAGCACCGGCCGTCCCGAGAACATCGCCCCGCTGCTCGACCGGCCGGGGTTCACCCTCGTGCGGGCCGACGTGTCGAAGGAGCTGCCGGTGAGCCGGCGCCCCGACCTGGTCCTGCACTTCGCCTCCCCCGCGTCCCCCGCGGACTACCTGCGGCTGCCGCTGCACACCATGGAGACGGGCAGCCTCGGCACCCGCAACGCCCTGACCCTCGCCCACGAGTCGGAGGCCCGGTTCGTGCTGGCGTCGACGTCCGAGGTGTACGGCGACCCGCAGCAGCACCCGCAGGACGAGCGGTACTGGGGCAACGTCAACCCGGTCGGCCCCCGCAGCGTGTACGACGAGGCCAAGCGCTTCGGCGAGGCGCTGACCACCGCGCACGCGGAGACCTACGGCACGGACACCTGCATCGTGCGGCTGTTCAACACGTACGGCCCCGGCATGCGCGGCCACGACGGCCGGGCGGTGCCCACCTTCGTGCGGCAGGCGCTGGCCGGCGAGCCGCTCACCGTGACCGGGGACGGCCGGCAGACCCGCTCGCTGTGCTACGTCGACGACACCGTGGCCGGCATCCTCGCGGCGGCCGCCCACGGTCTGCGCGGCCCCGTCAACATCGGCAACCCCGCCGAGATCAGCATGCTCGCCCTGGCCCGCCTGGTGGTTGCCCTCGCCGGCTCCTCCTCCGAGGTGCGCTACATCGAGCGCCCGGTGGACGACCCGGCGGTGCGCTGCCCCGACATCACGCTGGCCCGCGACAAGCTCGGCTGGGAGCCCCGGGTGGGCGCCGAGGAGGGCCTGCGCCGCACGATCGACTGGTTCCGCGCCGAAGCGGCCCGCGGCTGA
- a CDS encoding cytochrome P450, with the protein MDVLSRPLLDRTLPLLAEGYAWLPNRMRDASGSVVRTRIMGRPALALRGPEAVRFFYDERNVHRHRAIPEPVLGTLFGHEAVHTLDGAAHRARKELFLPLLEPAAVAGLAEHVSAAWDEAVPQWCRRASIVLFDEAATVLTRGVHRWAGVPLDDAEAGATARDMTAMVDGFATAGPRHLRARRARGRQEERLARLVRDVRTGQVTAPDGSVLGRVCGHRDADGEPLDEKTAAVELLNVLRPTTALAWFVAFSAHALHRWPENRAPLAAGDAAFQTAFAHEVRRFYPFVPFLGGLAVRDLFWRGAWVPEGGLVVLDVYGQNHDETLWGDPYAFRPRRFLERAVAHDALIPQGGGDPATGHRCPGESLTVGVLETLAARLARMEYTVPDQNLAISLHRVPTLPHSGVVLAGVGRAAV; encoded by the coding sequence ATGGACGTACTCAGCCGCCCCTTGCTCGACCGCACCCTGCCGCTCCTCGCCGAAGGCTACGCCTGGCTCCCCAACCGGATGCGTGACGCGTCCGGCTCCGTGGTCCGCACCCGCATCATGGGCCGCCCCGCCCTCGCCCTGCGCGGACCGGAGGCGGTCCGCTTCTTCTACGACGAACGGAACGTGCACCGGCACCGCGCCATCCCCGAACCCGTTCTCGGCACCCTCTTCGGCCACGAGGCCGTGCACACCCTCGACGGCGCCGCCCACCGCGCCCGCAAGGAACTGTTCCTCCCGCTGCTGGAGCCCGCCGCCGTGGCCGGACTCGCCGAGCACGTCTCCGCCGCCTGGGACGAGGCCGTGCCGCAGTGGTGCCGGCGCGCGTCGATCGTGCTGTTCGACGAGGCGGCCACGGTGCTCACCCGCGGCGTCCACCGCTGGGCCGGCGTACCGCTGGACGACGCCGAGGCGGGGGCGACCGCGCGGGACATGACCGCGATGGTGGACGGCTTCGCCACCGCCGGACCGCGCCACCTGCGGGCCCGGCGCGCCCGCGGCCGCCAGGAGGAGCGGCTGGCCCGTCTGGTCCGCGACGTCCGCACCGGACAGGTCACCGCGCCCGACGGCTCGGTGCTGGGGCGGGTCTGCGGGCACCGCGACGCGGACGGGGAGCCGCTCGACGAGAAGACGGCCGCCGTCGAACTGCTCAACGTGCTGCGCCCGACCACCGCCCTCGCCTGGTTCGTCGCCTTCTCCGCGCACGCCCTGCACCGCTGGCCGGAGAACCGCGCGCCGCTCGCGGCCGGGGACGCGGCGTTCCAGACGGCGTTCGCGCACGAGGTCCGCCGCTTCTACCCGTTCGTGCCGTTCCTCGGCGGCCTCGCGGTCCGCGACCTGTTCTGGCGGGGCGCCTGGGTGCCCGAGGGCGGCCTGGTGGTGCTCGACGTGTACGGCCAGAACCACGACGAGACGCTGTGGGGCGACCCGTACGCCTTCCGGCCGCGGCGCTTCCTCGAACGGGCCGTGGCGCACGACGCGTTGATCCCGCAGGGCGGGGGCGACCCGGCGACGGGCCACCGCTGTCCCGGAGAGAGTCTCACCGTCGGTGTGCTGGAGACCCTCGCGGCGCGGCTGGCCCGTATGGAGTACACGGTTCCGGACCAGAATCTGGCCATCTCCCTGCACCGCGTCCCCACCCTCCCGCACAGCGGTGTGGTCCTTGCGGGAGTGGGGCGGGCCGCCGTCTAG
- a CDS encoding serine hydrolase domain-containing protein — translation MTTADRTSWPGPPAGQEDRPPVNGAHDDGGWPERLAEAVTAADAPDTVFALSRHGRRTVVTGGTGTAPGRPRDRLRYEIGSATKAFTGLLLAHLVDSGRLTGGEPAAALLGARRPPGRDPVTLAHLVTHTAGLPALPAGFYPRALPAWRSNPYGRYPDARVVDAFLRHRPRHRPGTRWRYSNFGVAVLGHALGAATGTDWQDLLAEHLLAPLGLHDTAPHAGADGLDAVGHGKDGTGTLPAFDAGGFRAAGAVRATPHDLLTFLEAHLDPARCPPLTGALHAVRTPVLRRGPGHRHVHTVAWFRHPTDGGPLYFHSGATLGQQAFLGFRPDTGTALAAVCTRRFRAHDPFLATAYALLAEQR, via the coding sequence ATGACGACGGCGGACCGCACCTCCTGGCCGGGCCCGCCGGCCGGCCAGGAGGACCGGCCACCCGTGAACGGCGCCCACGACGACGGCGGCTGGCCGGAGCGGCTGGCCGAGGCCGTCACCGCGGCCGACGCCCCCGACACCGTCTTCGCGCTCTCCCGCCACGGCCGCCGCACGGTCGTCACCGGCGGCACCGGCACCGCGCCCGGACGCCCCCGCGACCGGCTGCGCTACGAGATCGGCTCGGCCACCAAGGCGTTCACCGGACTGCTGCTGGCACACCTGGTGGACAGCGGCCGGCTCACCGGCGGCGAACCCGCCGCCGCCCTCCTCGGCGCCCGCCGCCCGCCCGGCCGTGACCCCGTCACACTGGCCCATCTCGTGACCCACACGGCCGGACTGCCCGCGCTCCCCGCCGGCTTCTACCCCCGCGCGCTGCCCGCCTGGCGCAGCAACCCCTACGGCCGCTACCCCGACGCCCGCGTCGTCGACGCCTTCCTGCGGCACCGCCCCCGCCACCGCCCCGGCACCCGCTGGCGCTACTCCAACTTCGGGGTCGCCGTCCTCGGCCACGCCCTCGGCGCGGCCACCGGCACCGACTGGCAGGACCTGCTCGCCGAGCACCTGCTCGCCCCGCTCGGCCTCCACGACACCGCCCCGCACGCCGGCGCCGACGGCCTCGACGCCGTGGGTCACGGCAAGGACGGCACGGGGACGCTGCCCGCCTTCGACGCGGGCGGCTTCCGGGCGGCCGGAGCGGTCCGCGCCACCCCGCACGACCTGCTCACCTTCCTCGAGGCCCACCTGGACCCCGCCCGGTGTCCGCCGCTGACGGGCGCGCTCCACGCCGTCCGCACACCCGTGCTGCGCCGGGGACCCGGGCACCGGCACGTGCACACCGTCGCCTGGTTCCGGCACCCCACGGACGGCGGCCCGCTGTACTTCCACAGCGGGGCCACCCTCGGCCAGCAGGCGTTCCTCGGCTTCCGGCCCGACACGGGCACCGCGCTGGCCGCCGTCTGCACCCGCCGCTTCCGCGCACACGACCCGTTCCTGGCCACCGCGTACGCGCTGCTCGCCGAACAGCGCTGA
- a CDS encoding trypsin-like serine protease, giving the protein MVLRHVRAARRPALVALGALVLAGLPHASAADASPTTGPAPGAAQTLGADRPSPHLLSALQRDLDLDAEQAATRLVHEAEAGTRAGRLRNSLGERYAGAWLRGATADELTVATTDARDVPAIEAEGATAQVVERSLAALRAAKEKLDAAAGRVSTLDTPVWYVDVVRNRVVVQAVDQAAGAAFVEAAGVEGEDVGIRLTAERPRLLQDITGGDAYYINDSARCSVGFSVTEGGRGGFVTAGHCGRAGATTTGYDRTPQGAFQASVFPGRDMAWVAARSQWTPTPDVKAQDGQEVRVTGSAQALVGASVCRSGSTTGWHCGVIEQHDTSVRYPEGRVDGLTRTTVCAEPGDSGGPYVAGAQAQGVTSGGSGDCAGGGTTFYQPVNPILSEYGLTLTTAAAAAASGQQETGARAWTAGRVYEAGATVTRDGVTYQCLQSHQAQDAWAPAGTPALWQRV; this is encoded by the coding sequence ATGGTCCTCAGACACGTCCGAGCCGCGCGCCGCCCGGCGCTCGTGGCGCTCGGCGCCCTCGTCCTCGCCGGACTCCCCCACGCCTCGGCGGCGGACGCCTCCCCCACGACGGGCCCCGCGCCCGGGGCGGCCCAGACCCTCGGCGCCGACCGGCCCTCCCCGCACCTGCTCAGCGCCCTCCAGCGCGATCTGGACCTGGACGCGGAGCAGGCGGCCACGCGTCTGGTCCACGAGGCCGAGGCGGGCACCCGCGCCGGCCGGCTGCGCAACTCCCTGGGCGAGCGGTACGCGGGCGCCTGGCTGCGCGGCGCGACCGCCGACGAGCTGACGGTGGCGACCACCGACGCCAGGGACGTGCCGGCGATCGAGGCCGAGGGCGCCACCGCCCAGGTGGTCGAGCGGTCCCTGGCCGCACTGCGGGCGGCGAAGGAGAAGCTGGACGCGGCGGCCGGCCGCGTCTCCACGCTCGACACACCCGTCTGGTACGTCGACGTGGTGAGGAACCGGGTCGTGGTGCAGGCCGTCGACCAGGCGGCGGGCGCCGCCTTCGTGGAGGCCGCGGGGGTGGAGGGCGAGGACGTCGGCATCCGCCTGACGGCCGAACGGCCCCGGCTGCTCCAGGACATCACCGGCGGCGACGCGTACTACATCAACGACTCGGCCCGCTGCTCCGTCGGCTTCTCCGTCACCGAGGGCGGCCGGGGCGGCTTCGTGACGGCCGGCCACTGCGGCCGGGCGGGCGCGACCACCACCGGCTACGACCGCACCCCGCAGGGCGCCTTCCAGGCGTCGGTGTTCCCCGGCCGGGACATGGCGTGGGTGGCCGCCCGGAGCCAGTGGACGCCGACGCCCGACGTGAAGGCGCAGGACGGCCAGGAGGTGCGGGTCACCGGCTCGGCGCAGGCGCTCGTCGGGGCGTCGGTGTGCCGGTCCGGTTCCACCACCGGCTGGCACTGCGGCGTGATCGAGCAGCACGACACGAGCGTGCGCTACCCGGAGGGCCGGGTCGACGGGCTGACCCGGACGACGGTGTGCGCCGAACCGGGCGACTCCGGCGGTCCGTACGTCGCGGGCGCGCAGGCACAGGGGGTCACCTCCGGCGGCTCGGGCGACTGCGCCGGCGGCGGCACGACGTTCTACCAGCCGGTCAACCCGATCCTCTCCGAGTACGGGCTGACCCTGACCACGGCGGCCGCGGCGGCCGCGTCCGGGCAGCAGGAGACCGGCGCCCGGGCGTGGACCGCGGGCCGGGTCTACGAGGCGGGCGCCACCGTCACCCGTGACGGGGTGACGTACCAGTGCCTGCAGTCCCACCAGGCGCAGGACGCGTGGGCGCCCGCCGGGACCCCGGCGCTCTGGCAGCGGGTCTGA